The Acidiferrobacterales bacterium genomic interval CATGGTTCTTACGTCTATTCCCCCATCAGAATGAAACGTACCTGGAAGCAAAAATTCCACTATTTACTTGAGTTCAGTATCCCGAAACGAGTGTCATATTTTCGCCGTGCGAATGGTTTCAGTCACTCGTGAAAGTTTCACAGACAACTCGGCAAACAAATCAGAAACTAAGACAATCAGCCAACATTACGATCATGCTAGCAGGAGGATGTTGGATATTGAAGGCATTGAACTGACAACTGCATTCCTCTATTGACCAGTACTGGCAGTTCCAGAAACCAAGCCTGTCAGATAAAGCGATGAGTCATTCGTAGAATTCCCAGAACAGGTTGAATGTCAAACTCGAGCAACGGTCCTAGCAGAATCAATCGAAGAGAATGACGGGGCATTTTCGATGTTGTTCAGATTACTACTCGGAAATTTCGAAGATAAGCCATAACCTCATCACAATTGGAATCTACCGACGCAAAGTCATCGGGCTTACCAAAATTACTCAAGTCAAAAGATTGAACTTCACCCCGCGCGTATCTTTTCTTTCTATAGTCTGAGCTGTTAGGATTCAACTGTTCGATTGTTCGCGTAATCCGTCGCAGAATTCTGGATTCAGCTGGATTCTTTCTTGTTGACAGCACTTTGGAAGAACTGTTGGTTTTATCCTGCGATGATCGCCGGAAAAAGCATAGATGAAGGCATCTGAAATCCGCAGCATCCCAGACTGTCTCTTTGGAAAAACTGTAGGTTTGCTGCTTGGAGTACCCATCCCGAAATTCCAGTCCCTTGCCATGCAGTCTTTCTCGTTTCCGCCACTTTGACTGCCAGTTTTCAATTGCATTGAAGTTGTACAGTTTCAGACCTGCCTTGGCAGGCGGTGATGGATAGCCACGTACCACGCAACCATTGAAATCAAATTCGGTGACATGCAGATATCTGCTCGCCACGCTCCAAAGATGATCAAACTCACCCAACTGGATTCGGGTACGCATTCGTTGCAGTCCGATCGGATCGTGGATCTCATCACCGTCGATTCCGAGTACCCAGGTCGAAGTGCCAAAATACTTTTCCAGATATTTTTGGGTGTTGTTGGCGTTCCTGACCTCGATCACATTGATGTGATCGTGGATGCTGGCGATATTGTCAACGACTTCTCGAGTTCGGTCGGTGGAGAGATTATCCAGCACAATGATCTCATCACAGAAATTCACCGCATTCATCAGTGACCAGGCAATGAAATACTCTTCATTCCTGACCAGGAAAACACCAACTATCCGATTCATGAGTCAAGAGCCATCTGATTTGTGCTGATCAATGCAGTTTTGGAACACTCCGATGAGTTTCGGAACGACCACGTCAGCGGTGTAGCATTCCTTATAGATATCCAAGGCGACACAAGCGCGCTGAAATGTCGCTTCGGTATCTTGCATCGCCACCTGTATTCCCTGGCTGAGTGCCTTTCCCGACTTGGAATCGACTAGAACAGCACTGGAATCATCAAGGATTTCCAAGGGTCCGTTTGTTTTTGTTGCGACGATAGGTAGACCCGAAGCCATCGCTTCGAGAAGAACGACCCCGAACGTCTCGCTAATCGAGGACAAGATGAATAAATCTGATGACTTCATTAATGGCATCACGTCATCCGATGCTCCAATGAATTGAACAGTGTTTTCCAGTCCCAACGTATTTCGCTGCCGAGTCAGGCTTGTCATTTCAGGTCCGTCCCCTGCAATCGTCAACTGAAGCTCGTAACCACTGGCAACTAGATCACGCACGGCGTCAAGAAGATAGTTGTACCCTTTGTCTGCATGCAGTCTCCCGGCGGAGAATAACTTCCAAATCGGAGATTTTTTCTCAGGATGTTCAACAGGATCAATTGAAGCGAATAAAGGAATCACTTCGGAAAAATTCGGATTGATCAGATCGACATGGTATTCAATGTTTGCCTGGGATCTTGTGTGCGGGATCAGCATATCCACTCCCTTATAGTACTTCTGTTTGAGGCTCGCCTGCACCAGCGATACCTGAGGCCAGTGGCTATTGTCTGCTGATTTCACCTTATTGGCGAAAAGTGTAGAGCGTTGTCCGTGTGAGACCACAATATCCGGATCGAACTGATTCAGGATACGCCGAAACTGTCTGATAGTCGACCAGTCATAATTACCGAATCGATTGCTGACAGTAGCGAGTTTGAGGTTGCCGGCGTGATCTGACATGACCTTGAACAGCCATCCATCGATTCGCACTACTGCGAGTATGGAATGGCCACGCTTGGACATTTCGATACAGCAGTCTCGAAAGAAAGATTGCACACCGCCCCAGCCGTTACCGATCATCAAATGAGCGATTTTCATGCTGCTACGTTAAGGGCTGCCAGATAATCTACCGCTTCGCATAGGCAAACTGTGACTTCAAGGGGAAAGTACGAAGTAGTTGAACTGCTTGCGGTATCAGAACGAGCATGAATAACCAGGCATTATACAGTGCGAGGCGATGCGTAATTCCAGGCACTATTGAGCGACAATCAATTTGTTTCGGAGTTCGGAATGACCTTGATTTTCGTTTTGCAACTTGTCTATTTTTCGAAATTCCATGCTCGATTCCTTGCTAATGGTCGAATAAATATCACATCTGATGTATTATTAGCATGTTTAGTATATTACTATCACTAATGATATTATGAAAATCAATAAATTTACGCCGGAAACTGACATTCTCAAGGAATTTGGCAAACGTCTCGCGAGAATCCGCAAGGCGCAAGGTTACACGCAAACCGAATTAGCGCAAGAGGCTGGAATCGGCGTTGCCACCATCCGCCGGATCGAAGGTGGACAGGTCAGCCAGCTTGAGACATGGCTGAAACTTTTCAAGGCATTGGACATGTCGTCAAATGTTGATGCGCTGCTGCCAGAGACATTCAATTCTCCCATGGCTGAAGCCCTCGCCGGAAAATCCCGGAAGCGTAAGAATCCCTCTTCCCCTTCCGGCATCATGTGGGGAGATGAAACTGGATGAGCACAGCGACTGTCAAACTTTGGGGCACCACAATCGGATACGTCTCAATGGATCACACGGAACGGCATGCACGGTTTGAATATGACCCGGCATTTGTCAATTTCGGCATAGAGCCAGCCCCGCTGTGGATGCCGCTTCGCAAAGGTCGTATTTATCAGTTTCAAGACCTGCACTCCAGATCATTTCATGGTTTGCCCGGAATGATTGCGGACAGTCTGCCGGACAAGTACGGCAATCGGCTCATTGATGTCTGGCTTGCCCAAACCGGAAGGCAACCAACACAATTCAATGCTGTAGATCGCCTCTGTTACACCGGAACGCGCGGTATGGGAGCACTGGAATATGAACCTTCTACCGGAAGTGATATATCAACGGACAAACGACTCGAGATCGACCAACTGGTCGAACTTGCCTCAATTGCCTTTGCCGACAGGGAGGCACTCAAAACCAAACTCTCACCCGGAAATGAACAGAGCGCGTTACTCGACATTCTGAGTGTGGGGACATCGGCGGGTGGTGCCCGCGCCAAGGCTGTCATTGCTTACAATCCGGAGACTAAAGAAGTCCGGTCGGGGCAGGTAGATCTGCCGCCCGATTCTGAGCATTGGTTGATTAAATTTGACGGCGTTGCCTTCAGTGGAGATTGGGGCGTGGCGGACC includes:
- a CDS encoding glycosyltransferase, which translates into the protein MKIAHLMIGNGWGGVQSFFRDCCIEMSKRGHSILAVVRIDGWLFKVMSDHAGNLKLATVSNRFGNYDWSTIRQFRRILNQFDPDIVVSHGQRSTLFANKVKSADNSHWPQVSLVQASLKQKYYKGVDMLIPHTRSQANIEYHVDLINPNFSEVIPLFASIDPVEHPEKKSPIWKLFSAGRLHADKGYNYLLDAVRDLVASGYELQLTIAGDGPEMTSLTRQRNTLGLENTVQFIGASDDVMPLMKSSDLFILSSISETFGVVLLEAMASGLPIVATKTNGPLEILDDSSAVLVDSKSGKALSQGIQVAMQDTEATFQRACVALDIYKECYTADVVVPKLIGVFQNCIDQHKSDGS
- a CDS encoding helix-turn-helix transcriptional regulator, which gives rise to MKINKFTPETDILKEFGKRLARIRKAQGYTQTELAQEAGIGVATIRRIEGGQVSQLETWLKLFKALDMSSNVDALLPETFNSPMAEALAGKSRKRKNPSSPSGIMWGDETG
- a CDS encoding glycosyltransferase family 2 protein, which produces MNRIVGVFLVRNEEYFIAWSLMNAVNFCDEIIVLDNLSTDRTREVVDNIASIHDHINVIEVRNANNTQKYLEKYFGTSTWVLGIDGDEIHDPIGLQRMRTRIQLGEFDHLWSVASRYLHVTEFDFNGCVVRGYPSPPAKAGLKLYNFNAIENWQSKWRKRERLHGKGLEFRDGYSKQQTYSFSKETVWDAADFRCLHLCFFRRSSQDKTNSSSKVLSTRKNPAESRILRRITRTIEQLNPNSSDYRKKRYARGEVQSFDLSNFGKPDDFASVDSNCDEVMAYLRNFRVVI
- a CDS encoding type II toxin-antitoxin system HipA family toxin, translated to MSTATVKLWGTTIGYVSMDHTERHARFEYDPAFVNFGIEPAPLWMPLRKGRIYQFQDLHSRSFHGLPGMIADSLPDKYGNRLIDVWLAQTGRQPTQFNAVDRLCYTGTRGMGALEYEPSTGSDISTDKRLEIDQLVELASIAFADREALKTKLSPGNEQSALLDILSVGTSAGGARAKAVIAYNPETKEVRSGQVDLPPDSEHWLIKFDGVAFSGDWGVADPSGYGLLEYSYHLMAKACGIDMMDSRIFSENGRNHFMTRRFDRNERGGKDYVQTFAAVAHFDYYESGVYSYEQLFMTMRQLNMSQNAIEEQFRRVIFNVVGCNQDDHVKNFGFRMDRQGHWDLAPAYDLCHAEGSDFTRFHQLSINGKTSGFTIRDLKHLAKYARLPRNREKYVLERTVDAFSTWHQTAKELEISRVLQDHVLRTLRLSWI